A DNA window from Zonotrichia leucophrys gambelii isolate GWCS_2022_RI chromosome 15, RI_Zleu_2.0, whole genome shotgun sequence contains the following coding sequences:
- the TRPV4 gene encoding transient receptor potential cation channel subfamily V member 4 produces MADSDAAEGAGEDGSLQNESFPLSSLANLFESEDTPSPAEAARGAPGAGDGKQNLRMKFHGAFRKGAPKPMELLEATIYESPVVPAPKKAPMDSLFDYGTYRHHPSENKRWRRRVAEKQPPAAKGPAPDPPPVLKVFNRPILFDIVSRGSPAGLDGLLSFLLTHKKRLTDEEFREPSTGKTCLPKALLNLSGGKNDTIPVLLDIAEKTGNMREFINSPFRDVYYRGQTALHIAIERRCKHYVELLVEKGADVHAQARGRFFQPKGEGGYFYFGELPLSLAACTNQPHIVHYLTENGHKQADLRRQDSRGNTVLHALVAIADNTRENTKFVTKMYDLLLVKCAKLFPDTNLEALLNNDGLSPLMMAAKTGKIGIFQHIIRREITDEDARHLSRKFKDWAYGPVYSSLYDLSSLDTCGEEVSVLEILVYNSKIENRHEMLAVEPINELLRDKWRKFGAVSFYISVVSYLSAMIIFTLVAYYRPMEGPPPYPYTSTADYLRLAGEIITLLTGILFFCTNIKDLFMKKCPGVNSFFIDGSFQLLYFIYSVLVIVTAGLYLGGIEAYLAVMVFALVLGWMNALYFTRGLKLTGTYSIMIQKILFKDLFRFLLVYLLFMIGYASALVSLLNPCPSSESCSEKSNCTVPTYPSCRDSQTFSTFLLDLFKLTIGMGDLEMLESAKYPGVFIILLVTYIILTFVLLLNMLIALMGETVGQVSKESKHIWKLQWATTILDIERSFPVFLRKAFRSGEMVTVGKGTDGTPDRRWCFRVDEVNWSHWNQNLGIISEDPGKSDTYQYYGFSHTVGRLRRDRWSTVVPRVVELNKSCPPEEVVVPLGSMGAAERRHGHAPSSPL; encoded by the exons ATGGCAGACAGCGATGCCGCGGAGGGCGCGGGGGAGGACGGCTCCCTGCAGAACGAATCCTTCCCGCTCTCCTCTCTGGCCAACCTGTTCGAGAGCGAGGACACCCCGAGCCCCGCCGAGGCAGCCCGGGGTGCCCCCGGCGCCGGCGATGGAAAGCAAAACCTCCGCATGAAATTCCACGGGGCCTTTCGCAAAGGCGCCCCGAagcccatggagctgctggaggccaCCATCTACGAGTCCCCCGTGGTCCCCGCGCCCAAGAAAGCCCCCATGGATTCCCTGTTCGACTACGGCACGTACCGCCACCACCCCAGCGAGAACAAGCGCTGGCGCAGGAGGGTCGCGGA GAAGCAGCCGCCCGCCGCAAAGGGGCCGGCTCCCGACCCGCCCCCCGTCCTCAAGGTCTTCAACAGACCCATCCTCTTCGACATCGTGTCCCGGGGGTCTCCGGCCGGCCTGGATGGgctgctctccttcctgctcACCCACAAGAAGCGCCTGACAGATGAGGAGTTCCGAG AGCCCTCCACGGGAAAGACCTGCCTGCCCAAAGCCCTGCTCAACCTGAGCGGGGGCAAGAACGACACCATCCCCGTGCTGCTGGACATCGCCGAGAAGACGGGAAACATGCGGGAGTTCATCAACTCGCCCTTCAGGGACGTCTACTACCGAg GTCAGACAGCCCTGCACATCGCCATCGAGCGCCGCTGCAAGCACTacgtggagctgctggtggagaAAGGAGCGGATGTCCATGCCCAGGCCCGCGGCCGCTTCTTCCAGCCCAAGGGCGAGGGCGGCTACTTCTACTTCG GTGAGCTGCCGCTGTCGCTGGCCGCCTGCACCAACCAGCCGCACATCGTGCACTACCTGACGGAGAACGGGCACAAGCAGGCGGACCTGCGGCGCCAGGACTCCCGCGGCAACACGGTGCTGCACGCCTTGGTGGCCATCGCCGACAACACCCGCGAGAACACCAAGTTTGTCACCAAGATGTACGACCTGCTGCTCGTCAAGTGCGCCAAGCTCTTCCCCGACACCAACCTGGAGGCGCTGCTCAACAACGACGGCCTCTCCCCGCTCATGATGGCAGCCAAGACCGGCAAGATCGGG ATCTTCCAGCACATCATCCGGAGGGAAATCACGGATGAGGACGCCCGGCACCTCTCCAGGAAGTTCAAGGACTGGGCCTATGGCCCTGTCTACTCCTCCCTGTACGACCTCTCCTCGCTGGACACCTGTGGGGAGGAGGTGTCCGTGCTGGAGATCCTCGTCTACAACAGCAAGATCgag AACCGCCACGAGATGCTGGCTGTGGAGCCCATCAACGAGCTGCTGAGGGACAAGTGGCGCAAGTTTGGGGCTGTCTCCTTCTACATCAGCGTGGTCTCCTACCTCAGCGCCATGATCATCTTCACCCTCGTCGCCTACTACCGCCCCATGGAAGGCCCT CCGCCCTACCCCTACACCAGCACCGCCGACTACCTGCGCCTGGCCGGGGAGATCATCACCCTCCTCACTGGAATCCTCTTCTTCTGCACAAAT ATTAAAGACCTGTTCATGAAGAAGTGCCCAGGTGTGAACTCCTTCTTCATAGATGGCTCCTTCCAGCTGCTCTA cttcATCTACTCGGTGCTGGTGATTGTCACGGCGGGGCTGTACCTGGGGGGCATCGAGGCCTACCTGGCTGTCATGGTCTTTGCCCTGGTCCTGGGCTGGATGAACGCCCTGTACTTCACCCGTGGCCTCAAGCTGACAGGGACCTACAGCATCATGATCCAGAAG ATCCTCTTCAAAGACTTGTTCCGCTTCCTGCTGGTCTACCTGCTCTTCATGATTGGCTATGCATCAG ccctggtgtccctccTCAACCCGTGTCCCAGCAGTGAGTCCTGCAGCGAGAAGTCCAACTGCACAGTGCCCACCTACCCGTCCTGCCGGGACAGCCAGACCTTCAGCACCTTCCTGCTCGACCTCTTCAAGCTCACCATCGGCATGGGCGACCTGGAGATGCTCGAGAGCGCCAAATACCCCGGCGTCTTCATCATCCTCCTCGTCACCTACATCATCCTCACCTTCGTGCTCCTGCTCAACATGCTTATCGCCCTCATGGGCGAGACCGTGGGCCAAGTCTCCAAGGAGAGCAAGCACATCTGGAAGCTGCAG TGGGCCACCACCATCCTGGACATCGAGCGCTCCTTCCCGGTGTTCCTGAGGAAAGCTTTCCGCTCGGGGGAGATGGTCACTGTGGGGAAGGGCACGGACGGGACCCCCGACCGCCGCTGGTGCTTCAG GGTGGATGAGGTGAACTGGTCCCACTGGAACCAGAACCTGGGCATCATCAGCGAGGACCCGGGCAAGAGTGACACGTACCAGTACTACGGCTTCTCCCACACTGTGGGCCGGCTGCGGAGAG ATCGGTGGTCGACCGTGGTGCCCCGCGTGGTGGAGCTGAACAAGAGCTGCCCTCCGGAGGAGGTGGTGGTGCCCCTGGGGAGCATGGGCGCGGCGGAGCGGCGGCACGGCCATGCCCCGAGCTCCCCGCTCTAG
- the FAM222A gene encoding protein FAM222A isoform X2 has product MLACLQRTQNPPAQHLPCPNKALEPRKCETAPMHSPRYPSPAELDAYAQKVANSPLTIKIFPTNIRVPQHKHLNRTVNGYDTTGQRYSPYPLHAGGYQGLLAIVKASGKSVVKNSEGKRTKLSPAQVGVAPYPASSTLAQGPSCAGQLSYHGGQKQLEGPVPPNVTVAASVLPLAGRSLALPPSNLPSIQSIIYQINQQCQAQGAQPGCPAVVAAHPSPAKHGAFAPGYGGTVLPECRKGAELALGSNPAAALGPKAGVYPEGMDYLVWQQKQQQQHLRMYSGGSGGGGALSKSPETCAGASRPYGLGGAADKVSSSPLNCMHGNFAVGQYFAPPWNSILVTPNSDCYNPPELGAAPRELGVPPGEGLPSKTLCNTSILSSSLQSLEYLINDIHPPCIKEQMLGKGYETVSVPRLLDHQHAHIRLPVYR; this is encoded by the exons ATGCTGGCCTGCCTGCAGAGGACCCAGaaccccccagcccagcacctcccCTGCCCCAACAAGGCGCTGGAGCCACGCAAGT GCGAGACGGCCCCCATGCATTCCCCGCGCTACCCCAGCCCCGCCGAGCTGGACGCCTACGCACAGAAGGTGGCCAACAGCCCGCTGACCATCAAGATCTTCCCCACCAACATCAGGGTCCCCCAGCACAAGCACCTTAACCGGACGGTGAACGGCTACGACACCACGGGGCAGAGGTACAGCCCCTACCCGCTGCACGCCGGCGGCTaccaggggctgctggccatCGTCAAAGCCTCCGGCAAAAGCGTGGTGAAGAACTCGGAGGGGAAGCGGACTAAGCTCTCGCCCGCCCAGGTGGGCGTCGCTCCCTACCCCGCCTCAAGCACTTTAGCTCAAGGTCCCTCCTGCGCCGGGCAGCTGAGCTACCACGGCGGCCAGAAGCAGCTGGAGGGTCCCGTGCCCCCCAACGTGACGGTGGCGGCCTCGGTGCTGCCGCTGGCGGGCAGGAGCCTGGCGTTGCCACCCTCCAACCTGCCCTCCATCCAGAGCATCATCTACCAGATCAATCAGCAGTGCCAGGCGCAGGGTGCCCAGCCCGGCTGCCCGGCCGTCGTGGCcgcccaccccagccctgccaagcacGGCGCCTTCGCCCCCGGCTACGGCGGCACCGTGCTGCCCGAGTGCCGCAAGGGCGCCGAGCTGGCGCTGGGCTCCAACCCGGCCGCCGCCCTGGGACCCAAGGCGGGCGTGTACCCCGAGGGCATGGACTACCTGGtgtggcagcagaagcagcagcagcagcacctgcgaATGTACAgcgggggcagcggcggcggcggggcgctCAGCAAATCCCCCGAGACGTGCGCGGGCGCCTCGCGGCCCTACGGGCTGGGCGGTGCTGCCGACAAGGTGAGCTCGTCCCCCTTGAACTGCATGCACGGCAACTTCGCGGTGGGGCAGTACTTCGCTCCCCCCTGGAACAGCATCCTGGTGACCCCCAACAGCGACTGTTACAACCCGCCGGAGCTGGGGGCCGCGCCCCGCGAGCTGGGGGTGCCCCCGGGCGAGGGGCTGCCCAGCAAGACCCTCTGCAATACCTccatcctcagcagcagcctccagtcCCTGGAGTATCTCATCAACGACATCCACCCGCCCTGCATCAAGGAGCAGATGCTGGGCAAGGGCTACGAGACCGTGTCTGTGCCAAGGCTCTTGGACCACCAGCACGCCCACATCCGCCTGCCCGTCTACAGATAA
- the FAM222A gene encoding protein FAM222A isoform X1, with product MLALSFPSLDWGHSVPGGTGWHAWHHHIPVGKGGKLRRKRKPPAETFIFILYTSLFTPGFQRWLFISRGAKAPSAGELHGGGGGTGVVVAGGGGTGVAGPWLTVCLLSCRAWGGNARREAQTMLACLQRTQNPPAQHLPCPNKALEPRKCETAPMHSPRYPSPAELDAYAQKVANSPLTIKIFPTNIRVPQHKHLNRTVNGYDTTGQRYSPYPLHAGGYQGLLAIVKASGKSVVKNSEGKRTKLSPAQVGVAPYPASSTLAQGPSCAGQLSYHGGQKQLEGPVPPNVTVAASVLPLAGRSLALPPSNLPSIQSIIYQINQQCQAQGAQPGCPAVVAAHPSPAKHGAFAPGYGGTVLPECRKGAELALGSNPAAALGPKAGVYPEGMDYLVWQQKQQQQHLRMYSGGSGGGGALSKSPETCAGASRPYGLGGAADKVSSSPLNCMHGNFAVGQYFAPPWNSILVTPNSDCYNPPELGAAPRELGVPPGEGLPSKTLCNTSILSSSLQSLEYLINDIHPPCIKEQMLGKGYETVSVPRLLDHQHAHIRLPVYR from the exons ATGTTAGCACTGTCTTTCCCCAGCCTTGACTGGGGTcactctgtgccaggaggcACCGGCTGGCACGCCTGGCACCACCACATTCCCGTTGGGAAGGGTGGGAAGCTCCGCAGGAAGCGCAAACCACCTGCCGAGACcttcatctttattttatatacatCCCTATTCACTCCAGGCTTTCAGCGCTGGCTGTTTATCTCCAGAGGAGCGAAGGCACCgagtgctggggagctgcacgggggtggtggtggcacgggggtggtggtggcaggggGTGGTGGCACGGGGGTGGCAGGTCCCTGGCTCACCGTGTGTCTCCTCTCTTGCAGGGCGTGGGGCGGCAACGCCCGCAGGGAAGCCCAGACCATGCTGGCCTGCCTGCAGAGGACCCAGaaccccccagcccagcacctcccCTGCCCCAACAAGGCGCTGGAGCCACGCAAGT GCGAGACGGCCCCCATGCATTCCCCGCGCTACCCCAGCCCCGCCGAGCTGGACGCCTACGCACAGAAGGTGGCCAACAGCCCGCTGACCATCAAGATCTTCCCCACCAACATCAGGGTCCCCCAGCACAAGCACCTTAACCGGACGGTGAACGGCTACGACACCACGGGGCAGAGGTACAGCCCCTACCCGCTGCACGCCGGCGGCTaccaggggctgctggccatCGTCAAAGCCTCCGGCAAAAGCGTGGTGAAGAACTCGGAGGGGAAGCGGACTAAGCTCTCGCCCGCCCAGGTGGGCGTCGCTCCCTACCCCGCCTCAAGCACTTTAGCTCAAGGTCCCTCCTGCGCCGGGCAGCTGAGCTACCACGGCGGCCAGAAGCAGCTGGAGGGTCCCGTGCCCCCCAACGTGACGGTGGCGGCCTCGGTGCTGCCGCTGGCGGGCAGGAGCCTGGCGTTGCCACCCTCCAACCTGCCCTCCATCCAGAGCATCATCTACCAGATCAATCAGCAGTGCCAGGCGCAGGGTGCCCAGCCCGGCTGCCCGGCCGTCGTGGCcgcccaccccagccctgccaagcacGGCGCCTTCGCCCCCGGCTACGGCGGCACCGTGCTGCCCGAGTGCCGCAAGGGCGCCGAGCTGGCGCTGGGCTCCAACCCGGCCGCCGCCCTGGGACCCAAGGCGGGCGTGTACCCCGAGGGCATGGACTACCTGGtgtggcagcagaagcagcagcagcagcacctgcgaATGTACAgcgggggcagcggcggcggcggggcgctCAGCAAATCCCCCGAGACGTGCGCGGGCGCCTCGCGGCCCTACGGGCTGGGCGGTGCTGCCGACAAGGTGAGCTCGTCCCCCTTGAACTGCATGCACGGCAACTTCGCGGTGGGGCAGTACTTCGCTCCCCCCTGGAACAGCATCCTGGTGACCCCCAACAGCGACTGTTACAACCCGCCGGAGCTGGGGGCCGCGCCCCGCGAGCTGGGGGTGCCCCCGGGCGAGGGGCTGCCCAGCAAGACCCTCTGCAATACCTccatcctcagcagcagcctccagtcCCTGGAGTATCTCATCAACGACATCCACCCGCCCTGCATCAAGGAGCAGATGCTGGGCAAGGGCTACGAGACCGTGTCTGTGCCAAGGCTCTTGGACCACCAGCACGCCCACATCCGCCTGCCCGTCTACAGATAA